TTGTTGTTTGGTTTACTTTTCACCACAGGTACTTCCAATGTATTCATCAAAAATTATACCATTTAACAATGTCGGATTACGAAGATTTTACCAGCACTATCCTGTCTGCACGAAATGCGTTCCACATAACACCCGAGGGCAATGCTCAGTTTAAGGATTGGCTGCAGTCTATTAAAAGGTACGCAAAATCGATAAGTgtgtcaatttatttttacgttGCCTGGCATGCTTCTaacattttgtttcttctcgctcaTAGGTCGAAGTCCTGCAAGAAGGAACTATGGACGCAAATAAACGCCGCGCTCAACTCTAAATGACATAGACTAGATTCGATTGGGTCGGAGCTGAACATGATGCTagcggcggctgctgcagcagctgcatcgGCAGCTACATCCAACAGCAATACCATCGGCAACGATTGCTCACCAAGCTTCAGCAATACCAAGCTCAACACTAGCTGCAACGGAGGCTACTCCGCTGACGTTTCGCTCACCGCCAACAACACAATGTCGGTTGGCGCGATTGTTGCCTCACCGCCGGCATCAACATCGTCGTCCTGTTCGGTAGCCACCACCAGCTGCAACCCCCAAATAGCATCACCATCCTCCGTTGTATTGCTGGACGAAAAGCAACTGCCACCAGCGGGTCCGGAAGCTGTCGTTTTAGGCGCTCCCAAACCCGGTACAAGTATGCTTGCAAATGGGAGTGCTATGGAGGCCGGACCATCACAACCACCAGTACCGGTTGCACCGAGCACACCGGAAACGGTTCAAACTCCGACGGTATCTCCGGGTGTTGCGGCGGTGCAATCGCCCGCCTCCTCGTTTGTTGCAGGAAGCTTGCTTCCATCACTGCCACCACCACAAGTTatgaaacagcagcaacatcaacagcagcagatgcGGCATGTTAAGCTCCACACAGCGCAAACCGTTCCACCAACAACGGGAGCAGTAGGCAAAGCTTTACCGACAACGGATAGTGCAGCTAGCGCCGTATGCCCTCGGAAAGGAGCACCATTGTCACAGAGCTACAGAGAATCTGCTAAGATGGAGAACGGGTCGCGAAATGCAACCCAACATCAGCGTGCATCAGTTTCTCTGACCTCGGAAGCGTCATCTAATCAGCAATCGCCGGCAACCTTGTCTCAACCCGCTGCTGTAAACGACGCTTGTAACCCAGTGGCAGGTGGTGCTATGGCAAACACtagcaaagcaaacacgccAGCGGCTAGCAGTAGTGCAGCTGTGGCAAATGATGCATATATTCCTccacatcagcagcaacagcgccaGACGAAGCATTCGGAGCAACCgagccaacagcagcagcagcagcaacagtcaTTGTCGGTGCAGGCACAACACAACCGTTCTGCAAAACAACCGCCAGAGCAATCAGCAGAGAAGCAACCGTTGCATACCGACCGATCGAAACATCAGCAGCCATCtcaaaagcaacagaaacagCATCAACCtaaacaacagcaaaagcagcagcaaaagcaaagccaacagaaacagcaacaaccgttCCACCACAATAGTGCAGCTCAtaaccaccagcaacagcagcaacagcaatcgtcggcagcagcagttgcgGCAGTGGCTACTGCAGCGTTGCTAGctcagcaacaccaccagcagcaacagcagcagcatcaacagcaacatcatTATCAGCAATCGTCTGCTGTCGCCGTTACATCACAGGCTGTCACTCAACTGGCAGCAGCTTCGGCCGCTGCTCTGCCTCCGAGCCACCCCCACGCTCTTCATcatccacacgcacacatgcatccgcaccaacagcaacagcagccacagCAACATGCCGTGGTACCACTGTCGGCTGGTAATGGGTTCGGAATGACAGCTGgtcagctgcagcaacaccggcagcagcagtacttGCAGCAGcgtcaacaacagcaaccaggGCCACCACATCCCAATGCCGCATCGCAGCTTACATTGCCAGTTGGTGGGCCACCTGGTGCAGGTGCGTTGCAGGCGTCGGTGTTGACAGCTCTGCACCACTCAACGCAACAGCAAGCACAACCGCCGCAGCAGCATCTGCCTCATCTGCATCATCCACATCACGTTCataaacagcagcagcagcaaccaccgccaccatgTCCACCCCATCCTCAGTTGGCACCGGTGACGCAACCGCacgcgcagcagcaacaccagcagcagataTTCCAGTTccaccagctgcagcagcatcatcatcagcatcaacaccagcatcagcaccagcatcagcaccagcaccagcatcaacatcagcatcagcatcagcaccaacatcagcaccagcaccatcaccatcatctgctgcagcagcaacagcaacaccagcagcaacagcagcagcaggcgcaacaccaccagcaccagcagcagcagtaccatcACCATCAGGGGCAACATGTGGCACCGGCAACACAGCTGCAACCTCAGCCGACCCAACAGCAACCGTTAGCAGCCGCACCGACTGCGGTGGCGACGGTTGCCGTGAATGCGCCTGCAGCAAGCGCTCACGCGCAACAACAGAGCATCAACCTGAACGTGAACCATCACGTCATCTCGACACCGATCGTGGTGGATTTCTCCAACATGACAGTCAACTGCGTCCAGTTGCAGGAGGCTCAGCATCCCAATCCGATCgcggcggcggctgctgcgATGGCGGCAGGATacggagctgctgctgctgctgctgcctcggTTCCGGCCGCCATCAGCAGCCGCCAGGGGGCTAAGTAGTTGATGCACTAGCAGTTGTCGACGCAGGTTGACGAAAGTGGACAGATGTAAAGCATAGGTTGATTAGGTGTGTGGCGATGTAGCAGATTTTAGGATACGCGTTTTTTCGATGTTCATTTCCCTGTTTCTTCTGGAACCCGGCACGTTCCGAGCGATCTAGCATGATTTATCGTTGCACTCTATTGCTGCCCTCGGACGTGCGGTGGTGGGAATGCTCGGGAAAGCGGTGTTAACCGCAACACAGCTAAGACCCAATCGAACTCTAGTGGAGACAAATTAGGATCGAATGTGCCACAGTGAAAtttggaacgttttttttatattaccATTAACAAAAATTATACGTTACgcatttttgaaatttaaaatcctCGTTGTAAAAATGTACTATAGTTTTCCTCACCTTTTCTCTTAGTCGTTAACATGAAGAAAGTGATCCAGAGTGCAGGAATAGGCGGTCCCGTTCCTTTCATCGTCCCTTACTCCTGTGCACGTAatgcgcgctctctctctctctctgtctctctccttttctatctatctatctctctctccctccctaTATGACGCACTAAGCAAACGTTGCGTTGGACTGGCATTAATTCACATGTTTAATAAGTTTAGTCTAATTTTCTAACGCAACTCACTTATCGCTGTTGGTTGCAAGCAGCAGGTGCGGAGTATTTCTTAACGCTGCTTATTTTCTACACGCCTTGTCCCTTCACTAATTCctagaaaaagcaacaaaaaaatactgtCTTCGTTCATTATTAACACCACTGCTGTTGAGCGTCCTAAAGATTCATCGCTCTGGCgtagcttccttttttttgcacattgcTGCAGGAATAATAGAATTTCGGAATAGTAGAACGGAATAGTAGATCATtggaggcgagaaaaaaatcttaacTATTTTTCCAACCTTCCTACCTCTCCTCCTTTCActcccccctcctcccaccgCTCTGCCCTCCCACACGCACAGGCATACGTTACCCAGAGAACATGGTTGAGAGTTAAACCTCCGACTTTACAACAGAGAAGCCATGTGGGTGGGGATAATTTTTAAAGTATTTGAGAGCGAAAGATTAACTATTATT
This genomic interval from Anopheles nili chromosome X, idAnoNiliSN_F5_01, whole genome shotgun sequence contains the following:
- the LOC128728902 gene encoding histone-lysine N-methyltransferase 2D-like, which codes for MMLAAAAAAAASAATSNSNTIGNDCSPSFSNTKLNTSCNGGYSADVSLTANNTMSVGAIVASPPASTSSSCSVATTSCNPQIASPSSVVLLDEKQLPPAGPEAVVLGAPKPGTSMLANGSAMEAGPSQPPVPVAPSTPETVQTPTVSPGVAAVQSPASSFVAGSLLPSLPPPQVMKQQQHQQQQMRHVKLHTAQTVPPTTGAVGKALPTTDSAASAVCPRKGAPLSQSYRESAKMENGSRNATQHQRASVSLTSEASSNQQSPATLSQPAAVNDACNPVAGGAMANTSKANTPAASSSAAVANDAYIPPHQQQQRQTKHSEQPSQQQQQQQQSFAAHNHQQQQQQQSSAAAVAAVATAALLAQQHHQQQQQQHQQQHHYQQSSAVAVTSQAVTQLAAASAAALPPSHPHALHHPHAHMHPHQQQQQPQQHAVVPLSAGNGFGMTAGQLQQHRQQQYLQQRQQQQPGPPHPNAASQLTLPVGGPPGAGALQASVLTALHHSTQQQAQPPQQHLPHLHHPHHVHKQQQQQPPPPCPPHPQLAPLQPQPTQQQPLAAAPTAVATVAVNAPAASAHAQQQSINLNVNHHVISTPIVVDFSNMTVNCVQLQEAQHPNPIAAAAAAMAAGYGAAAAAAASVPAAISSRQGAK